A genomic window from Silene latifolia isolate original U9 population chromosome Y, ASM4854445v1, whole genome shotgun sequence includes:
- the LOC141630402 gene encoding uncharacterized protein LOC141630402, translated as MTRITRLKKKDCECLVDKICNRIHSYGARKFSYAGRLTLGVILKIEAICRNFLWDGSADYRRTPLVGWDTICRPKHEGGLGLKNQELWNIAMVGRLGNWIAINKESLWVKWVNANYLKGREWQEYAPTSNSSWVWRRICRVKQMLAAGYLQGIWQVQPSGYTPAGCYEWLRGTRPKVEWSTAVWDNWSLPKHRFLGWLIAHNSLHTNSRLLSFGMDVDGQCVLCGLAEESQQHLFFACAYSRRFLQSVMECTGLKLPEVDILHWCVHNPGLKTQRGVKIALVMSILYQVWQQRNKCRFEQVLMRPMCLAQLISEDMKKRIKERDKSRMTTHELDWLGSLKFI; from the exons atgacacgcatcacaagGCTTAAGAAGAAGGATTGTGAATGCTTGGTGGACAAGATTTGCAACAGAATTCATAGCTATGGTGCAAGGAAGTTCTCGTATGCAGGAAGGCTAACCCTG GGAGTCATTCTGAAAATAGAAGCCATTTGCAGGAACTTTTTATGGGATGGCAGTGCAGATTATAGGCGTACTCCATTAGTTGGTTGGGATACAATTTGCAGACCAAAGCATGAAGGGGGATTGGGTCTTAAAAATCAGGAACTATGGAATATAGCTATGGTTGGAAGACTTGGGAATTGGATAGCTATAAACAAGGAGTCCTTGTGGGTGAAATGGGTGAATGCTAATTACCTGAAGGGGAGGGAATGGCAGGAATATGCACCAACAAGTAACTCCAGTTGGGTGTGGAGGAGGATATGCAGAGTGAAGCAGATGCTAGCAGCTGGGTACTTGCAGGGGATATGGCAGGTGCAACCGTCTGGTTACACTCCTGCTGGCTGTTATGAGTGGCTCAGAGGTACAAGACCCAAGGTGGAGTGGTCTACAGCTGTTTGGGATAACTGGAGCTTGCCTAAGCACAGGTTCCTGGGATGGCTCATTGCTCATAACTCTTTGCATACAAATAGCAGACTTTTGAGCTTTGGGATGGATGTTGATGGACAGTGTGTCCTCTGTGGGTTAGCAGAAGAGTCGCAACAGCATTTATTCTTTGCGTGTGCCTACAGTAGGAGATTTCTACAGTCTGTGATGGAATGTACTGGTTTAAAGCTCCCTGAGGTTGATATTTTGCATTGGTGCGTCCATAATCCTGGTTTGAAAACTCAGCGAGGGGTGAAGATTGCTTTGGTTATGAGCATTTTGTACCAAGTATGGCAGCAAAGGAACAAATGTAGATTTGAGCAAGTTCTCATGAGGCCTATGTGTCTGGCTCAATTGATCAGTGAGGACATGAAGAAGAGAATAAAGGAAAGGGACAAGAGTAGGATGACTACACATGAGCTAGATTGGTTAGGAAGTTTAAAATTTATTTGA